Proteins from one Triticum aestivum cultivar Chinese Spring chromosome 7A, IWGSC CS RefSeq v2.1, whole genome shotgun sequence genomic window:
- the LOC123151154 gene encoding codeine O-demethylase, with product MRGDSLRATSSLKRANNEGDRAPGSAEKYPRTPMADESWRLPNSVQQLAANMQEPPSQYLLREQELLGGNLAGAEMPEPVPTIDLGLLSASNDPEEAAKLLSALKTWGFFQISNHGMEASMMDSVMTASREFFHLPLEEKKKCSNLIDGKHFQVEGYGNDQVRTQDQRLDWSDRLHLRVEPEGGRNLAHWPTHPKSFRDNLHEYALKCKRIKSDILRAMAKILKLDEDCLVNQFNSNAPTFARFNHFPPCPRPDLVLGIKPHADFPALTVLLMDKDVAGLQYLRDGTWYNVPAACDHTLLINIGLTMEIMTNGIFRGPMHRVVTNADKERISVAMFYGVDPEQEIGPIAHLLSEEQSAQYRKMKAKDLLVLHHEHYAGGRGPRIADALKI from the exons ATGCGGGGGGACTCCCTGAG GGCAACATCTTCCTTGAAGAGAGCCAACAACGAAGGAGACAGAGCACCAGGATCAGCAGAGAAATATCCAAGAACTCCAATGGCTGATGAGTCATGGAGGCTGCCGAATTCAGTGCAGCAACTGGCTGCCAACATGCAAGAACCACCGAGCCAGTACTTGCTCAGAGAGCAAGAACTGCTTGGTGGCAACCTTGCTGGTGCCGAGATGCCGGAGCCCGTCCCAACAATCGATCTTGGCCTGCTGTCTGCATCCAACGATCCTGAGGAAGCCGCCAAGCTGCTGTCGGCACTGAAGACCTGGGGATTCTTCCAG ATTTCTAACCATGGAATGGAGGCCTCTATGATGGATTCTGTGATGACCGCATCAAGGGAATTTTTTCACCTGCCGCTCGAAGAGAAGAAGAAATGCAGCAACCTGATAGATGGCAAGCATTTCCAGGTAGAAGGGTATGGAAATGACCAGGTGAGGACTCAAGATCAGAGATTGGACTGGTCTGATCGACTGCACCTTAGAGTTGAGCCAGAGGGTGGGAGAAACCTTGCCCATTGGCCTACACATCCCAAATCTTTCAG GGATAATCTACATGAGTATGCATTGAAGTGCAAGAGAATCAAAAGCGACATCCTTCGGGCAATGGCCAAGATTTTGAAGCTTGATGAAGACTGCCTTGTTAATCAATTTAACAGCAACGCCCCCACTTTTGCTAGATTCAACCACTTCCCTCCATGTCCAAGACCTGATCTTGTCCTGGGCATCAAGCCTCACGCCGATTTCCCTGCTCTCACGGTTCTCCTCATGGACAAAGACGTCGCAGGGCTGCAATATCTTAGAGATGGAACCTGGTACAATGTTCCAGCTGCGTGTGACCACACCTTGCTGATCAACATTGGTCTTACAATGGAG ATAATGACCAACGGGATCTTCAGGGGGCCAATGCATAGAGTTGTGACTAATGCCGATAAAGAGAGGATATCAGTGGCCATGTTCTATGGTGTGGATCCCGAGCAAGAGATCGGGCCGATAGCTCATCTGTTAAGTGAGGAGCAATCGGCACAATACAGGAAAATGAAGGCCAAGGACTTGTTAGTGTTGCACCATGAACATTACGCTGGAGGCCGAGGACCAAGAATTGCCGATGCACTGAAGATCTAA
- the LOC123150943 gene encoding DNA mismatch repair protein MLH1: protein MEADDPAPRGGAPPRIRRLEESVVNRIAAGEVIQRPSSAVKELVENSIDAGASTVSVTVKDGGLKLIQVSDDGHGIRCEDLPILCERHTTSKLSAYEDLQTIKSMGFRGEALASMTYVGHVTVTTITEGQLHGYRVSYRDGVMENDPKPCAAVKGTQVMVENLFYNMVARRKTLQNSNDDYPKIVDFISRFAVHHINVNLSCRKHGANRADVHSGTTSSRLDAIRNVYGASVVRDLMEIQVSDENAVDEIFKMDGFISNANYVAKKTTMILFINDRLVDCTSLKRATEFVYSAILPQASKPFIYMSINLPPEHVDVNIHPTKKEVSLLNQERIIEKIKDAIEEKLMNCNNTRIFQTQALNSSALTQANTRKDKGTEVSTPTGEKSQKIPVSQMVRTDPRDPSGRLHTYWQGQTSNLEKKSDLVAVRNIVRSRRNPKDASDLSSRHELVTEINSNLHPGLFDIVKNCTYVGVADEVFALIQHNTLLYLVNVVNVSKELMYQQALCRFGNFNAIQLSEPAPLLELLTMALKDDESMSDVNEKEKLEIAEVNTEILKENAEMINEYFSIHIDQGGNLTRLPVVLDQYTPDMDHLPEFMLTLGNDIAWDVEKECFRTAAAAIGNFYALHPPILPNPSGKGIRLYKKNKDSMESAGQADNDLTSTEEDDIDQELLAEAEAAWAQREWTIQHVLFPSMRLFLKPPKSMATDGTFVQIASLDKLYKIFERC, encoded by the exons atggaggccgacGACCCGGCGCCGCGCGGCGGGGCCCCGCCCCGCATCCGGCGGCTGGAGGAGTCGGTGGTGAACCGCATCGCCGCGGGGGAGGTGATCCAGCGGCCGTCGTCGGCGGTGAAGGAGCTCGTCGAGAACAGCATCGACGCCGGCGCCTCCACCGTCTCCGTCACCGTCAAGGACGGCGGCCTCAAGCTCATCCAGGTCTCCGACGACGGCCACGGCATCCGG TGTGAGGACTTGCCAATATTGTGTGAGAGACATACTACCTCAAAGTTGTCTGCATATGAGGACCTACAAACAATAAAGTCCATGGGGTTCAGAGGGGAGGCTTTGGCCAGTATGACTTATGTTGGCCATGTTACGGTGACAACAATAACAGAAGGCCAACTGCATGGCTACAG AGTTTCTTATAGGGATGGAGTAATGGAGAATGACCCGAAGCCCTGCGCTGCGGTTAAAGGAACTCAAGTCATG GTTGAAAATTTATTCTACAATATGGTAGCTCGTAGGAAAACACTGCAGAACTCCAATGACGACTATCCAAAGATAGTGGACTTCATCAGTCGATTTGCAGTCCATCACATCAATGTGAACCTCTCTTGTAGAAAG CATGGAGCCAATAGAGCAGATGTTCACAGTGGGACCACGTCTTCAAGGCTAGATGCTATTAGGAATGTCTATGGGGCTTCGGTTGTTCGTGATCTGATGGAAATACAGGTTTCAGATGAGAATGCTGTAGATGAAATATTCAAGATGGATGGTTTCATCTCAAATGCAAATTATGTGGCAAAAAAGACTACTATGATTCTTTTCATAAATG ATAGACTTGTAGACTGCACTTCTTTGAAAAGAGCTACTGAATTCGTGTACTCTGCAATACTGCCTCAAGCATCCAAACCCTTCATATACATGTCCATCAATCTTCCACCAGAACATGTGGATGTCAATATACATCCAACCAAAAAGGAG GTTAGCCTCTTAAATCAAGAGCGCATTATTGAAAAAATTAAAGATGCCATCGAGGAAAAACTGATGAACTGTAATAACACAAGGATATTCCAAACTCAG GCACTAAACTCTTCAGCACTTACTCAAGCTAACACACGAAAGGACAAGGGTACCGAAGTCAGCACGCCTACTG GAGAAAAATCTCAAAAGATTCCTGTGAGCCAAATGGTCAGAACAGATCCACGCGATCCATCTGGAAGGTTGCACACCTATTGGCAAGGTCAAACTTCAAATCTTGAAAAGAAATCTGACCTTGTTGCCGTAAG AAATATTGTAAGATCAAGAAGAAATCCAAAAGATGCTAGTGATTTGTCCAGTCGCCATGAGCTTGTTACAGAAATAAATTCTAACTTACATCCTG GCCTTTTCGATATTGTTAAGAATTGCACATATGTTGGAGTTGCCGATGAAGTTTTCGCTTTGATACAACACAATACCCTCTTATACCTTGTCAATGTGGTAAATGTTAG CAAAGAACTCATGTACCAACAAGCCTTGTGCCGTTTTGGGAACTTCAATGCTATACAGCTCAGTGAACCTGCTCCGCTTCTGGAGTTGCTGACAATGGCACTGAAAGATGACGAGTCAATGAGTGATGTAAATGAGAAGGAGAAACTAGAAATTGCAGAA GTGAACACTGAGATACTAAAAGAAAATGCTGAGATGATTAATGAGTACTTCTCTATTCACATTGATCAAGGTGGCAACCTGACCAGACTTCCTGTTGTACTTGATCAGTACACCCCTGATATGGATCACCTTCCAGAGTTCATGTTGACTCTAGGAAATGAT ATTGCCTGGGACGTTGAGAAAGAGTGCTTCAGAACGGCAGCAGCTGCTATTGGAAACTTCTATGCGCTTCATCCTCCCATCCTTCCAAATCCATCTGGCAAAGGCATTCGATTATACAAGAAAAATAAAGATTCCATGGAAAGTGCTGGACAGGCTGATAACGATTTAACAAGTACAG AGGAAGATGACATCGACCAAGAGCTGCTTGCGGAAGCAGAGGCGGCATGGGCTCAACGCGAGTGGACCATCCAGCACGTCTTGTTCCCGTCCATGCGACTTTTCCTCAAGCCCCCTAAGTCGATGGCAACAGACGGAACATTCGTCCAG ATTGCTTCTCTAGACAAGCTTTACAAGATCTTCGAGAGATGCTAG